A region from the Lentisphaera profundi genome encodes:
- the tnpA gene encoding IS200/IS605 family transposase, translated as MSKSFNQIYVHIIFHVGKSAIIKSDTESELYAYMRGLSKILSSQILEMNGTDNHVHILVSLSPTISVGEFVNKIKSNSSRWMKKVDKDFSWQRGYGAFSVSSSVCVKVRRYIKKQKEHHKVISYQDELQSFLEHYNLE; from the coding sequence ATGTCTAAATCATTTAATCAAATTTATGTGCACATAATTTTCCATGTGGGCAAAAGTGCAATTATAAAAAGTGACACGGAGAGTGAATTATATGCCTACATGAGAGGACTAAGTAAAATTTTATCTAGTCAGATTTTGGAAATGAACGGCACCGATAATCATGTTCATATTTTAGTTTCATTATCACCTACTATTTCTGTGGGGGAGTTTGTTAATAAAATAAAAAGTAATTCATCAAGATGGATGAAGAAGGTAGATAAAGATTTTAGTTGGCAAAGAGGCTATGGGGCATTTTCGGTTAGTTCGAGCGTTTGTGTAAAGGTTAGACGCTACATTAAGAAACAGAAAGAACATCATAAAGTTATTTCATACCAAGATGAATTACAGAGTTTTTTAGAGCATTATAATTTAGAGTGA
- a CDS encoding SGNH/GDSL hydrolase family protein gives MKFVFLMLVAAVTTVAQPEGQTLLDTGIPKVLLIGDSISCQYTPYVIKQLNGKAIVKHHKGNAGPTMRGIAHIDTWLETTEWDVIHFNWGLWDMYGWRYMEVDRSPKAYEERLETLVLRLKKTGAKLIWATTTTICPKAERTGGITLTPEIEKTYLDAAERVMKKHGIQVNDLHSFTKARRNEFALADNDVHFNTEGRKEHAKQVAKHIMIAVSGEAAAPPRTVLPQGITHR, from the coding sequence ATGAAATTTGTATTTTTAATGCTTGTCGCCGCTGTAACGACTGTAGCTCAGCCAGAGGGACAAACTCTGCTGGATACGGGTATTCCCAAGGTATTGCTCATTGGGGACTCCATTTCCTGTCAGTATACGCCCTATGTTATCAAGCAGTTAAATGGAAAAGCGATTGTGAAGCATCACAAAGGAAATGCAGGGCCTACAATGAGAGGTATCGCCCATATTGATACGTGGTTAGAAACTACTGAATGGGATGTCATTCATTTCAACTGGGGCTTATGGGACATGTATGGATGGCGGTATATGGAGGTCGATAGGAGTCCAAAGGCTTATGAAGAAAGGCTGGAAACCTTGGTTCTCCGCTTGAAGAAAACAGGAGCCAAGCTTATCTGGGCCACAACGACGACGATTTGCCCGAAAGCGGAACGCACCGGCGGAATCACCCTGACACCTGAAATAGAAAAGACATATCTGGATGCTGCTGAGCGCGTAATGAAGAAACATGGCATTCAGGTGAATGATCTGCATTCCTTCACAAAAGCCAGGCGCAATGAGTTTGCTCTTGCAGATAATGACGTTCACTTCAACACCGAGGGCCGCAAAGAACACGCAAAACAAGTCGCTAAACATATCATGATCGCGGTTTCGGGAGAGGCTGCCGCTCCGCCTCGCACAGTCCTTCCCCAAGGTATTACTCATCGGTGA
- a CDS encoding DUF1588 domain-containing protein → MKFVFLNGSLKGRKLDTDQSIISIGSDKSNLLVIPEPGISSKHAHIEKLDGQWMVIDAKSTNGIFINGQKVEHKANLSDYDTIKLAEVEFVVLITEEVIASLKEKPLVTFAAEKKQPLKAVETAQKFSSKNKARQKLKHQKKKGFSKALSLAIFTGVVLAACVVGQKELSQAPKDVNTKTAPTELADKIESPEAQVVPLSEKFTPEAKTETLVAAKPKPLIGDVLYDYIDKYCFSCHNDKKQKGKLRIDDSDFAISSHKAISHWREILDAINGGDMPPEDEKQPSKKELSGVIGELTNRLQKAQEKLASTGGVITMRHLNRREYKGSIADLFGAPLSTQNLPSDSPEGLDTDGSEQFFTINHQKIYYTKAIDILSSAYVSINEKRKYTAKQRFDPEVFQRKHMKRQFDQFTKGEIDIEKYRSYTQKDLVKAMQKKYPGKVGRILVPRAIRGLLDENLEFGANNRIVCNFTVAPGQKYKFTVVTFGSSDKIGSLSFEGSEALKLKFDSTKKRHEASVIITGSLLLDKHRVYDKYQTSHKRGFVVYAPENGYFDYFLLEPIETEKSHFEECFEPIISNKSVSDKQLREALVKFCDRAFRNVEPANAFIDSLIKNYRSEREIGAAPGEALKSQLATVLSSASFLYMKEYSKGLGQEIAAPDYANRLAFFMWGAPPDQKLLEAARRGELQSADGVAKQIKEMLSSEERELALGSFFGQWFGLDRLSAAEIKPPFGEFVRKEPLHYFKYMLENNLPIESLIDSDFAVVNQQLANHYGIKGEFNGFRAVKLPANSKRGGVLTQVAFLAMGSNGGKVSPTIRGTIIRSKFLNDTPPPPPPNVPQLAVQDDGTQTIRQLVDLHKSVPQCNSCHEKIDPLGYGLENFDHLGNFREEVRLKRQPDSDRKDTHLVKIDPSGYLDTSHTFNDLEGFKAQLITQKEKLARSMFEEMLSYGIGRKLEFIDEPEIEKCLERLKKRDYRVLDMVLEVVNSKTFRSK, encoded by the coding sequence ATGAAATTTGTATTTTTAAACGGCTCGCTAAAAGGCAGAAAGCTAGATACAGATCAGTCGATTATAAGCATTGGCAGTGATAAGAGTAATTTACTCGTCATTCCTGAGCCGGGGATTTCATCTAAACACGCTCATATCGAAAAGCTAGATGGTCAGTGGATGGTGATTGATGCCAAAAGTACTAATGGCATTTTCATCAATGGACAAAAAGTAGAGCATAAAGCAAATCTTAGCGACTACGATACAATTAAACTGGCAGAAGTAGAGTTTGTTGTACTGATTACTGAAGAGGTAATTGCCTCGCTTAAAGAAAAACCTTTAGTTACTTTTGCTGCCGAAAAAAAACAGCCGCTTAAAGCAGTAGAGACAGCTCAAAAATTTTCATCGAAAAATAAAGCTCGACAGAAGCTCAAACACCAAAAGAAGAAAGGCTTTTCTAAGGCGCTAAGCCTAGCTATCTTTACTGGCGTGGTATTGGCCGCTTGTGTTGTCGGGCAGAAGGAATTGAGCCAAGCTCCAAAGGATGTCAACACTAAAACAGCGCCAACTGAACTTGCTGACAAAATAGAAAGCCCAGAAGCTCAGGTAGTGCCGCTTAGCGAAAAATTTACTCCAGAAGCCAAAACTGAAACCCTTGTTGCTGCTAAGCCGAAGCCTTTAATTGGAGACGTGCTCTATGATTATATAGATAAGTATTGTTTTAGCTGTCACAATGACAAGAAACAGAAAGGCAAACTCAGAATAGATGATAGTGATTTTGCTATTTCAAGCCATAAAGCCATTAGCCATTGGCGAGAGATTTTGGATGCAATAAATGGTGGGGATATGCCACCTGAAGATGAAAAACAACCCTCAAAAAAAGAACTTTCTGGAGTCATTGGGGAGCTTACGAACAGGCTTCAAAAAGCCCAAGAAAAGCTTGCTTCTACTGGCGGAGTTATTACGATGCGTCACTTAAATAGACGCGAATACAAGGGGAGTATAGCTGATTTGTTTGGCGCACCCTTAAGTACACAAAATTTGCCCTCTGACTCGCCAGAGGGTTTGGATACTGACGGCAGCGAACAGTTTTTCACCATCAATCACCAAAAGATTTATTATACCAAGGCAATTGATATTCTTAGCTCTGCATATGTTTCTATAAACGAGAAAAGGAAGTATACAGCTAAGCAACGTTTTGATCCTGAGGTGTTTCAGCGGAAGCACATGAAGAGGCAGTTCGATCAATTTACTAAAGGTGAAATAGATATAGAAAAATACCGTTCCTACACACAAAAAGATTTAGTGAAGGCAATGCAAAAAAAGTACCCTGGTAAAGTAGGCCGTATTCTCGTTCCTAGAGCGATAAGGGGTTTACTTGATGAAAATCTTGAATTTGGGGCAAATAACAGAATTGTCTGTAACTTTACTGTAGCTCCGGGTCAAAAGTATAAATTTACTGTCGTGACTTTTGGCAGTAGTGACAAAATTGGCTCTCTTAGCTTTGAGGGATCTGAAGCCCTAAAGTTAAAGTTTGATTCCACCAAAAAGAGACATGAAGCAAGTGTGATCATTACTGGTTCACTGTTATTAGACAAACATAGAGTATATGATAAATACCAAACAAGTCATAAGCGTGGTTTTGTTGTATATGCACCCGAAAATGGTTATTTTGATTATTTTCTCTTGGAGCCAATCGAAACCGAGAAGTCCCATTTTGAAGAATGCTTTGAACCTATTATTAGTAACAAGTCTGTTAGCGATAAGCAGCTAAGAGAGGCCTTAGTCAAATTCTGTGATCGAGCCTTTCGAAACGTAGAGCCTGCGAACGCTTTTATCGATTCATTGATTAAGAATTATAGAAGTGAGCGGGAAATAGGTGCTGCCCCAGGAGAGGCTCTGAAGAGCCAGCTTGCAACGGTACTCTCTTCTGCGTCTTTTCTATACATGAAAGAGTATTCAAAGGGGCTCGGGCAAGAGATAGCAGCGCCAGATTATGCTAATCGTTTAGCTTTCTTTATGTGGGGGGCACCACCTGATCAAAAATTACTTGAGGCGGCTCGAAGAGGTGAATTGCAGTCAGCCGACGGAGTTGCGAAGCAGATAAAGGAAATGCTTAGTTCTGAGGAAAGAGAATTAGCCTTGGGTAGTTTTTTCGGGCAATGGTTTGGCTTAGATAGACTTAGCGCTGCAGAAATAAAACCTCCTTTCGGAGAATTCGTGAGAAAAGAGCCATTGCACTATTTTAAGTATATGTTGGAGAATAATTTACCAATTGAGAGTTTGATTGATTCGGATTTTGCCGTGGTCAATCAACAATTGGCGAATCACTATGGGATTAAAGGAGAGTTTAATGGCTTTCGAGCTGTAAAATTACCAGCAAACAGCAAAAGAGGCGGGGTGCTAACTCAAGTGGCTTTTCTGGCCATGGGCAGTAATGGGGGAAAAGTATCACCAACAATTCGTGGAACGATTATTCGCAGTAAATTCTTAAATGATACGCCGCCGCCACCGCCACCAAATGTTCCCCAGTTAGCTGTTCAAGATGATGGCACTCAAACAATCAGGCAACTTGTAGACCTTCATAAAAGTGTCCCGCAGTGTAATTCATGTCACGAGAAAATTGATCCCCTTGGTTATGGACTCGAAAATTTTGATCATTTGGGGAATTTCAGAGAAGAGGTCAGACTAAAAAGGCAGCCAGATTCTGACCGAAAAGATACACATTTAGTTAAAATTGATCCCAGTGGTTATTTGGATACCAGTCATACCTTTAATGACCTTGAGGGTTTTAAAGCTCAGTTGATAACACAGAAAGAAAAGTTGGCTCGTTCGATGTTCGAGGAGATGCTCTCTTATGGTATAGGTCGCAAGCTTGAATTCATCGATGAGCCCGAAATAGAAAAATGTCTTGAGCGATTAAAAAAGCGTGATTACCGCGTTCTGGATATGGTTCTTGAGGTTGTAAATTCAAAAACATTTAGAAGTAAATAA